A stretch of Aphelocoma coerulescens isolate FSJ_1873_10779 chromosome 1A, UR_Acoe_1.0, whole genome shotgun sequence DNA encodes these proteins:
- the IQUB gene encoding IQ motif and ubiquitin-like domain-containing protein isoform X2 gives MTPWTIPFYRQRTRASMIEDNETLRKTDETVQSENLERFPREVIQQDYHMPDVITVRVQTDSDSFQEVVVKIERHTYNKPFLGGFRNMSTGVEFHNAGSQTKPKRRPDKGIQLFCKETQTVVEKNKQQQTRNTTSTQMTKIGLYVSNMTDKLITPGKYFTAEEYHKRRLEAVIVLQKYFRRWHAINLAQNLMEQKRLRLAREAQEELQKKREKEEKLRREYEKKLNPKTKEDFELLYHDLELWMQEETARINRTLSGAERKAALCALLEEETELIACIGMHKLNANVENQQKAILQLLGKCAQPRRWKAFDGKITEMDTQNTLRGKELLEIYRSISTKDIPKDERTSVLLTLKCTVKEHECKLTQEIVSLIDREIDLMSREVKECNLEGLRKRICTLFLQYIKIPEFNPEVAGFLKVPQDPLKLYKNVYFCHSCENYLPSTEFPIPANSYTIGRCRLCYQLDNEARKREAYFKYRLILENLRKSEVDYQDDTKIVFLVQLPDMQYLIENIWNSQSALSACSDLYELVMIRWDKQHEWSPWNTILLTKEEADAHLKLCNLQKAYEAPFIYKIKQKHIWAQNYFAQFPAMSSFLHRSNNQANANSCKKHNSSKLKK, from the exons ATGACCCCTTGGACCATCCCGTTCTATAGGCAGAGGACGAGAG caaGCATGATTGAGGATAATGAAACACTTAGGAAGACTGATGAAACTGTCCAATCTGAAaatttggaacgttttcctagAGAAGTCATTCAACAGGATTACCACATGCCTGATGTCATAACTGTCAGAGTACAAACAG ATTCGGATTCATTTCAAGAAGTAGTTGTAAAAATTGAAAGACATACCTATAATAAACCTTTTCTGGGTGGATTTAGGAACATGTCAACAGGAGTGGAATTTCATAATGCAGGatcacaaacaaaacccaaaagacgACCTGACAAAGGAATTCAGTTATTTTGTAAGGAAACACAG acagttgtggaaaaaaataagcaacaaCAAACAAGAAATACAACATCGACACAGATGACTAAAATTGGCCTTTATGTGTCAAACATGACTGACAAACTAATAACTCCTGGAAAGTATTTTACAGCGGAGGAATACCATAAACGTAGACTTGAAGCA GTAATAGtattacagaaatatttccGTCGTTGGCATGCTATAAATTTAGCACAAAATCTGATGGAACAAAAGAGGTTAAGGCTGGCACGGGAGGCACAAgaagaattacagaaaaaaagggagaaagaagaaaaattgagaAGGGAATATGAGAAAAAACTGAAtcctaaaacaaaagaagactTTGAGCTACTGTACCATGACTTGGAAT TGTGGATGCAGGAGGAGACTGCGCGAATTAACAGAACTCTCAGCGGAGCTGAGAGGAAGGCAGCACTTTGTGCACTTCTGGAAGAAGAGACAGAGCTCATTGCCTGCATTGGGATGCACAAACTAAATGCCAATGTGGAGAATCAACAAAAAGCAATACTGCAACTTCTGGGTAAG TGTGCACAACCTAGGAGGTGGAAAGCATTTGATGGAAAAATCACTGAAATGGATACACAGAACACGCTCCGTGGCAAAGAACTACTTGAAATCTACCGCAGCATTAGCACAAAGGACATCCCAAAAGATGAGAGAACATCTGTGCTGTTAACACTCAAATGTACAGTGAAG gaacatGAATGTAAATTAACACAGGAAATAGTGTCATTAATTGACAGGGAAATTGATCTTATGTCAAGAGAGGTGAAAGAATGCAACTTGGAAGGACTGAGGAAAAGAATTTGTACATTATTTCTTCAGTATATTAAAATTCCAGAGTTTAACCCTGAAGTTGCTGGGTTCCTTAAG gttCCACAAGATCCCTTAAAGCTTTATAAAAATGTTTACTTCTGTCATAGCTGCGAAAATTACTTACCATCTACTGAGTTTCCCATTCCTGCAAATTCCTACACCATTGGCAGATGTCGCTTATGTTACCAGCTTGATAATGAGGCTCGGAAACGAGAAGCATATTTCAAGTACAGACTTATACTAGAAAATCTCAGAAAGTCTGAAGTTGATTATCAGGATGATACTAAAATTGTTTTCTTAGTTCAG CTTCCAGATATGCAGTACCTGATTGAGAACATATGGAACTCACAGTCAGctctcagtgcctgcagtgACCTGTATGAGTTGGTTATGATCAGGTGGGATAAGCAGCATGAGTGGTCTCCATGGAACACTATTCTCCTCACTAAAGAAGAGGCAGATGCACATCTTAAGCTGTGTAACCTTCAGAAG gctTATGAAGCTCCatttatttacaaaataaaacaaaagcataTCTGGGCACAAAACTACTTTGCTCAGTTTCCTGCGATGTCATCATTTTTGCATAGAAGTAACAATCAGGCTAATGCAAATTCCTGCAAAAAACATAATTCTTCGAAGTTAAAGAAGTGA
- the IQUB gene encoding IQ motif and ubiquitin-like domain-containing protein isoform X1, protein MEDASDSGFEVVTSEGSGAEQSPAFSQGKAPVSTSPEITSPVTNENYCTLSEIRNSEREEQTSQNSVLTENTANGTETASMIEDNETLRKTDETVQSENLERFPREVIQQDYHMPDVITVRVQTDSDSFQEVVVKIERHTYNKPFLGGFRNMSTGVEFHNAGSQTKPKRRPDKGIQLFCKETQTVVEKNKQQQTRNTTSTQMTKIGLYVSNMTDKLITPGKYFTAEEYHKRRLEAVIVLQKYFRRWHAINLAQNLMEQKRLRLAREAQEELQKKREKEEKLRREYEKKLNPKTKEDFELLYHDLELWMQEETARINRTLSGAERKAALCALLEEETELIACIGMHKLNANVENQQKAILQLLGKCAQPRRWKAFDGKITEMDTQNTLRGKELLEIYRSISTKDIPKDERTSVLLTLKCTVKEHECKLTQEIVSLIDREIDLMSREVKECNLEGLRKRICTLFLQYIKIPEFNPEVAGFLKVPQDPLKLYKNVYFCHSCENYLPSTEFPIPANSYTIGRCRLCYQLDNEARKREAYFKYRLILENLRKSEVDYQDDTKIVFLVQLPDMQYLIENIWNSQSALSACSDLYELVMIRWDKQHEWSPWNTILLTKEEADAHLKLCNLQKAYEAPFIYKIKQKHIWAQNYFAQFPAMSSFLHRSNNQANANSCKKHNSSKLKK, encoded by the exons ATGGAAGATGCATCAGATAGTGGCTTTGAAGTTGTTACATCAGAAGGGTCAGGTGCAGAGCAATCACCTGCATTCTCACAAGGAAAAGCTCCAGTTAGCACATCACCTGAGATCACATCTCCTGTTACCAATGAGAATTACTGTACCTTATCTGAAATAAGAAATTCAGAAAGGGAAGAACAAACTTCTCAAAATTCAGTACTAACAGAGAATACAGCAAATGGGACAGAGACAG caaGCATGATTGAGGATAATGAAACACTTAGGAAGACTGATGAAACTGTCCAATCTGAAaatttggaacgttttcctagAGAAGTCATTCAACAGGATTACCACATGCCTGATGTCATAACTGTCAGAGTACAAACAG ATTCGGATTCATTTCAAGAAGTAGTTGTAAAAATTGAAAGACATACCTATAATAAACCTTTTCTGGGTGGATTTAGGAACATGTCAACAGGAGTGGAATTTCATAATGCAGGatcacaaacaaaacccaaaagacgACCTGACAAAGGAATTCAGTTATTTTGTAAGGAAACACAG acagttgtggaaaaaaataagcaacaaCAAACAAGAAATACAACATCGACACAGATGACTAAAATTGGCCTTTATGTGTCAAACATGACTGACAAACTAATAACTCCTGGAAAGTATTTTACAGCGGAGGAATACCATAAACGTAGACTTGAAGCA GTAATAGtattacagaaatatttccGTCGTTGGCATGCTATAAATTTAGCACAAAATCTGATGGAACAAAAGAGGTTAAGGCTGGCACGGGAGGCACAAgaagaattacagaaaaaaagggagaaagaagaaaaattgagaAGGGAATATGAGAAAAAACTGAAtcctaaaacaaaagaagactTTGAGCTACTGTACCATGACTTGGAAT TGTGGATGCAGGAGGAGACTGCGCGAATTAACAGAACTCTCAGCGGAGCTGAGAGGAAGGCAGCACTTTGTGCACTTCTGGAAGAAGAGACAGAGCTCATTGCCTGCATTGGGATGCACAAACTAAATGCCAATGTGGAGAATCAACAAAAAGCAATACTGCAACTTCTGGGTAAG TGTGCACAACCTAGGAGGTGGAAAGCATTTGATGGAAAAATCACTGAAATGGATACACAGAACACGCTCCGTGGCAAAGAACTACTTGAAATCTACCGCAGCATTAGCACAAAGGACATCCCAAAAGATGAGAGAACATCTGTGCTGTTAACACTCAAATGTACAGTGAAG gaacatGAATGTAAATTAACACAGGAAATAGTGTCATTAATTGACAGGGAAATTGATCTTATGTCAAGAGAGGTGAAAGAATGCAACTTGGAAGGACTGAGGAAAAGAATTTGTACATTATTTCTTCAGTATATTAAAATTCCAGAGTTTAACCCTGAAGTTGCTGGGTTCCTTAAG gttCCACAAGATCCCTTAAAGCTTTATAAAAATGTTTACTTCTGTCATAGCTGCGAAAATTACTTACCATCTACTGAGTTTCCCATTCCTGCAAATTCCTACACCATTGGCAGATGTCGCTTATGTTACCAGCTTGATAATGAGGCTCGGAAACGAGAAGCATATTTCAAGTACAGACTTATACTAGAAAATCTCAGAAAGTCTGAAGTTGATTATCAGGATGATACTAAAATTGTTTTCTTAGTTCAG CTTCCAGATATGCAGTACCTGATTGAGAACATATGGAACTCACAGTCAGctctcagtgcctgcagtgACCTGTATGAGTTGGTTATGATCAGGTGGGATAAGCAGCATGAGTGGTCTCCATGGAACACTATTCTCCTCACTAAAGAAGAGGCAGATGCACATCTTAAGCTGTGTAACCTTCAGAAG gctTATGAAGCTCCatttatttacaaaataaaacaaaagcataTCTGGGCACAAAACTACTTTGCTCAGTTTCCTGCGATGTCATCATTTTTGCATAGAAGTAACAATCAGGCTAATGCAAATTCCTGCAAAAAACATAATTCTTCGAAGTTAAAGAAGTGA
- the IQUB gene encoding IQ motif and ubiquitin-like domain-containing protein isoform X3: MIEDNETLRKTDETVQSENLERFPREVIQQDYHMPDVITVRVQTDSDSFQEVVVKIERHTYNKPFLGGFRNMSTGVEFHNAGSQTKPKRRPDKGIQLFCKETQTVVEKNKQQQTRNTTSTQMTKIGLYVSNMTDKLITPGKYFTAEEYHKRRLEAVIVLQKYFRRWHAINLAQNLMEQKRLRLAREAQEELQKKREKEEKLRREYEKKLNPKTKEDFELLYHDLELWMQEETARINRTLSGAERKAALCALLEEETELIACIGMHKLNANVENQQKAILQLLGKCAQPRRWKAFDGKITEMDTQNTLRGKELLEIYRSISTKDIPKDERTSVLLTLKCTVKEHECKLTQEIVSLIDREIDLMSREVKECNLEGLRKRICTLFLQYIKIPEFNPEVAGFLKVPQDPLKLYKNVYFCHSCENYLPSTEFPIPANSYTIGRCRLCYQLDNEARKREAYFKYRLILENLRKSEVDYQDDTKIVFLVQLPDMQYLIENIWNSQSALSACSDLYELVMIRWDKQHEWSPWNTILLTKEEADAHLKLCNLQKAYEAPFIYKIKQKHIWAQNYFAQFPAMSSFLHRSNNQANANSCKKHNSSKLKK; the protein is encoded by the exons ATGATTGAGGATAATGAAACACTTAGGAAGACTGATGAAACTGTCCAATCTGAAaatttggaacgttttcctagAGAAGTCATTCAACAGGATTACCACATGCCTGATGTCATAACTGTCAGAGTACAAACAG ATTCGGATTCATTTCAAGAAGTAGTTGTAAAAATTGAAAGACATACCTATAATAAACCTTTTCTGGGTGGATTTAGGAACATGTCAACAGGAGTGGAATTTCATAATGCAGGatcacaaacaaaacccaaaagacgACCTGACAAAGGAATTCAGTTATTTTGTAAGGAAACACAG acagttgtggaaaaaaataagcaacaaCAAACAAGAAATACAACATCGACACAGATGACTAAAATTGGCCTTTATGTGTCAAACATGACTGACAAACTAATAACTCCTGGAAAGTATTTTACAGCGGAGGAATACCATAAACGTAGACTTGAAGCA GTAATAGtattacagaaatatttccGTCGTTGGCATGCTATAAATTTAGCACAAAATCTGATGGAACAAAAGAGGTTAAGGCTGGCACGGGAGGCACAAgaagaattacagaaaaaaagggagaaagaagaaaaattgagaAGGGAATATGAGAAAAAACTGAAtcctaaaacaaaagaagactTTGAGCTACTGTACCATGACTTGGAAT TGTGGATGCAGGAGGAGACTGCGCGAATTAACAGAACTCTCAGCGGAGCTGAGAGGAAGGCAGCACTTTGTGCACTTCTGGAAGAAGAGACAGAGCTCATTGCCTGCATTGGGATGCACAAACTAAATGCCAATGTGGAGAATCAACAAAAAGCAATACTGCAACTTCTGGGTAAG TGTGCACAACCTAGGAGGTGGAAAGCATTTGATGGAAAAATCACTGAAATGGATACACAGAACACGCTCCGTGGCAAAGAACTACTTGAAATCTACCGCAGCATTAGCACAAAGGACATCCCAAAAGATGAGAGAACATCTGTGCTGTTAACACTCAAATGTACAGTGAAG gaacatGAATGTAAATTAACACAGGAAATAGTGTCATTAATTGACAGGGAAATTGATCTTATGTCAAGAGAGGTGAAAGAATGCAACTTGGAAGGACTGAGGAAAAGAATTTGTACATTATTTCTTCAGTATATTAAAATTCCAGAGTTTAACCCTGAAGTTGCTGGGTTCCTTAAG gttCCACAAGATCCCTTAAAGCTTTATAAAAATGTTTACTTCTGTCATAGCTGCGAAAATTACTTACCATCTACTGAGTTTCCCATTCCTGCAAATTCCTACACCATTGGCAGATGTCGCTTATGTTACCAGCTTGATAATGAGGCTCGGAAACGAGAAGCATATTTCAAGTACAGACTTATACTAGAAAATCTCAGAAAGTCTGAAGTTGATTATCAGGATGATACTAAAATTGTTTTCTTAGTTCAG CTTCCAGATATGCAGTACCTGATTGAGAACATATGGAACTCACAGTCAGctctcagtgcctgcagtgACCTGTATGAGTTGGTTATGATCAGGTGGGATAAGCAGCATGAGTGGTCTCCATGGAACACTATTCTCCTCACTAAAGAAGAGGCAGATGCACATCTTAAGCTGTGTAACCTTCAGAAG gctTATGAAGCTCCatttatttacaaaataaaacaaaagcataTCTGGGCACAAAACTACTTTGCTCAGTTTCCTGCGATGTCATCATTTTTGCATAGAAGTAACAATCAGGCTAATGCAAATTCCTGCAAAAAACATAATTCTTCGAAGTTAAAGAAGTGA